One Pseudomonas sp. FP1742 genomic window carries:
- a CDS encoding DUF2784 domain-containing protein, giving the protein MLYRIAADGLVLSHLLFILFVLFGGLLVLKWRHLIWWHLPAAAWGVIVEVFHLTCPLTEWENRMRHAAGQTGYGGGFIEHYVWPIIYPAGLTPTIQLALGSVVLALNVLIYAHLFRQWKHPTRSGSNHRSG; this is encoded by the coding sequence ATGCTTTACCGAATCGCCGCCGACGGGCTGGTGCTGTCTCACTTGTTGTTCATTCTGTTCGTGCTGTTCGGCGGGCTGCTGGTGCTCAAATGGCGCCACCTGATCTGGTGGCACCTGCCCGCCGCCGCATGGGGCGTGATCGTGGAAGTCTTCCACCTGACGTGCCCACTCACCGAATGGGAAAACCGCATGCGCCACGCGGCCGGGCAAACCGGTTATGGTGGCGGTTTCATCGAACATTACGTGTGGCCGATCATTTATCCGGCCGGGCTGACGCCCACGATTCAACTGGCACTGGGCAGCGTGGTGCTGGCGCTCAACGTGCTGATCTATGCGCATCTGTTCCGGCAATGGAAGCATCCGACCCGTTCAGGCAGTAACCACCGGTCCGGTTGA
- the ppnN gene encoding nucleotide 5'-monophosphate nucleosidase PpnN: MTQRHVINASVSPKGSLETLSQREVQQLSEASSGITYTLFRQCALAILNTGAHVDNAKTILEAYKDFEIRIHQQDRGVRLELLNAPADAFVDGEMIASTREMLFSALRDIVYTENELDALSIDLSTSQGISDYVFHLLRNARTLRPGVEPKIVVCWGGHSINTEEYKYTKKVGHELGLRSLDICTGCGPGVMKGPMKGATIAHAKQRIHGGRYLGLTEPGIIAAEAPNPIVNELVILPDIEKRLEAFVRVGHGIIIFPGGAGTAEEFLYLLGILMHPDNQHLPFPVILTGPKSAAPYLEQLHAFVGATLGEEAQQHYEIIIDDPAEVARQMTQGLKAVKQFRRERNDAFHFNWLLKIDEGFQRPFDPTHANMANLQLSRNLPSHELAANLRRAFSGIVAGNVKDKGIRLIEEHGPYQIRGDAAVMQPLDHLLKAFVAQHRMKLPGGAAYVPCYQVVA, from the coding sequence ATGACCCAACGACATGTAATCAACGCCTCGGTCAGCCCCAAAGGCAGCCTGGAAACACTGTCCCAACGTGAAGTACAGCAACTGAGCGAAGCCTCATCCGGCATCACCTACACCCTATTTCGCCAGTGCGCCCTGGCCATCCTCAATACCGGCGCCCACGTCGATAACGCCAAGACCATTCTGGAAGCCTACAAAGACTTCGAAATCCGCATTCACCAGCAAGACCGTGGCGTACGCCTGGAACTGCTGAACGCCCCGGCCGACGCCTTCGTCGATGGCGAAATGATCGCCAGCACCCGGGAAATGCTCTTCAGCGCCCTGCGCGACATCGTCTACACCGAAAACGAACTCGACGCCTTGAGCATCGACCTGAGCACGTCCCAGGGCATCAGCGACTACGTCTTCCACCTGCTGCGCAACGCCCGCACCCTGCGCCCCGGCGTCGAGCCGAAAATCGTGGTGTGCTGGGGCGGCCACTCGATCAACACCGAAGAATACAAATACACCAAGAAAGTCGGCCACGAACTCGGCCTGCGCAGCCTGGACATCTGCACCGGTTGCGGCCCCGGCGTGATGAAAGGCCCGATGAAAGGCGCGACCATCGCCCATGCCAAGCAGCGTATCCACGGCGGCCGCTACCTCGGCTTGACTGAGCCTGGAATCATCGCCGCCGAGGCACCGAACCCGATCGTCAACGAACTGGTGATCCTGCCGGACATCGAGAAACGCCTGGAAGCCTTCGTGCGGGTCGGCCACGGCATCATCATTTTCCCGGGCGGCGCGGGCACGGCCGAAGAGTTCCTGTACCTGCTCGGCATCCTGATGCACCCGGACAACCAGCACCTGCCGTTCCCGGTGATCCTCACCGGTCCGAAAAGCGCCGCGCCGTATCTGGAGCAACTGCACGCCTTCGTCGGCGCAACCCTCGGTGAAGAAGCGCAGCAGCACTACGAGATCATCATCGACGACCCGGCTGAAGTGGCGCGGCAGATGACTCAGGGCCTCAAAGCGGTCAAGCAGTTCCGCCGCGAGCGCAACGACGCGTTCCATTTCAACTGGCTGCTGAAGATCGACGAAGGCTTCCAGCGCCCGTTCGACCCGACCCACGCCAACATGGCCAACCTGCAACTGAGCCGCAACCTGCCGTCCCACGAACTGGCCGCCAATCTGCGTCGCGCGTTCTCCGGCATCGTCGCCGGCAACGTCAAGGACAAAGGCATCCGCCTGATCGAAGAACACGGGCCATACCAGATCCGTGGCGATGCAGCAGTCATGCAGCCGCTGGACCACTTGCTCAAAGCCTTCGTGGCCCAGCACCGGATGAAACTGCCGGGCGGCGCGGCGTATGTGCCGTGCTATCAGGTGGTGGCTTGA
- a CDS encoding FAD/NAD(P)-binding protein — MTDTSSGQATDAIRHADILIIGGGLSGAMLAAQLLRLPGQRRVLVIEPRAELGRGEAYSAVELGHTLNGNAARMSVDPDNADDLTQWLTEHIAAGGWPESDEQHVPVSELFPPRGLFGVYVQQRLAEAQAVGALKGSRVEHVRAEVVDLETLSDSVRLSLSDGQQLQGAYAVLATGMFPAARTPQTESSGLNAAALDPWDVAAMGQLDPQSTVLIIGSGLTMVDAVVSLEQAGHRGPIEVFSRHGLLPHVRRQPPAWVDFLAEDHSIRTPRQLVRELRRHCRDAIAQGIDWQAPLDTVRAHIGRLWSQATDVQRRQFVRHVRPWWESHHHRSPPLSAELVARLHGEGRLRIQAASFKGLEPASDGEVSIRIRRRGETETCVVHGAALINSSGIEYDWRRVARPLPQQLLARGLVRPGPLALGIAAAADGAVLSADGQVASRLFAMGPPLRGMWWESTAVTDVASQAKSLATRLAD; from the coding sequence ATGACTGACACCTCAAGCGGACAGGCGACCGACGCCATCCGCCACGCTGACATCCTGATCATCGGCGGCGGCCTGAGTGGCGCGATGCTGGCGGCGCAGTTGTTGCGTTTGCCCGGTCAACGCCGGGTGCTGGTGATCGAGCCGCGGGCAGAACTGGGCCGTGGCGAAGCCTATAGCGCGGTGGAATTGGGGCATACGCTCAATGGCAACGCGGCGCGGATGAGCGTCGACCCGGACAACGCCGATGACCTGACCCAATGGCTGACCGAACACATCGCCGCCGGTGGCTGGCCGGAGTCGGATGAGCAACATGTGCCGGTCAGCGAACTGTTTCCGCCGCGCGGGCTGTTCGGCGTTTATGTGCAGCAGCGTCTGGCTGAAGCGCAGGCGGTGGGCGCATTGAAGGGGTCGAGAGTCGAACATGTGCGGGCCGAGGTGGTGGACCTGGAAACGTTGAGCGATTCGGTGCGGTTGAGCCTGAGTGATGGGCAGCAATTACAGGGCGCTTACGCGGTGTTGGCGACCGGAATGTTTCCGGCCGCCCGCACGCCGCAAACCGAATCCAGCGGTTTGAATGCCGCTGCACTCGACCCGTGGGATGTAGCCGCCATGGGTCAACTCGATCCGCAGTCGACGGTGCTGATCATCGGCTCGGGCCTGACCATGGTCGATGCCGTGGTGTCGCTGGAGCAGGCCGGGCATCGCGGGCCGATCGAAGTCTTTTCTCGTCATGGCCTGCTGCCGCATGTGCGCAGGCAGCCACCGGCGTGGGTGGACTTTCTCGCCGAGGATCACAGCATTCGCACACCGCGTCAGTTGGTGCGCGAACTGCGCCGGCATTGTCGCGACGCCATCGCCCAGGGCATCGACTGGCAAGCGCCGTTGGACACGGTGCGGGCGCATATCGGGCGGTTGTGGAGTCAGGCGACCGATGTGCAGCGTCGGCAGTTTGTGCGGCATGTACGGCCGTGGTGGGAAAGCCATCACCATCGCTCGCCGCCGTTGAGTGCCGAGTTGGTGGCGCGTTTGCATGGGGAAGGGCGGTTGCGGATTCAGGCGGCGTCGTTCAAGGGGCTTGAGCCTGCTTCGGACGGCGAGGTCAGTATCCGCATTCGTCGGCGTGGCGAGACTGAAACTTGCGTGGTGCACGGCGCGGCGCTGATCAACTCCAGCGGTATCGAATACGACTGGCGCCGGGTGGCCCGTCCGTTGCCGCAGCAGTTGCTCGCTCGCGGGCTGGTACGGCCGGGGCCATTGGCGTTGGGCATCGCCGCTGCAGCGGATGGTGCGGTACTCAGTGCCGATGGGCAGGTCGCCAGCCGTCTGTTCGCCATGGGCCCGCCGTTGCGCGGGATGTGGTGGGAGAGTACGGCGGTGACTGATGTGGCGAGTCAGGCCAAGTCTCTTGCGACGCGATTGGCGGACTGA
- a CDS encoding sensor domain-containing diguanylate cyclase yields MGHPSVKDRIEHTRLVTPWVPEPVESRLKVRYVVSLLVAVCLSLMAIVIVEGWNSRQYHLRESEVAMSNLAQTLASQAQASIKQADTLLFSLVDRLEIDGMQPEKFPRLQRLLQAQRSELVQIHGLFVFDEEGRWLANAINVIPPNANNSDREYFIYHRDHPDRGPHIGPSIKSRSTGEWIMTVSRRINHADGRFAGVVVASIYLNHFLDLYNSIDMGKNGVINLIADDATIVVRRPFNEADIGTSVAKGPLFTQLLPKGDSGTATVRSFVDGVVRVVGFRRVEGYPLVIFAGLDKEEVLASWRQESIFSAGIVLLLLGFLGALGYRLIRLMKQQNHIQNNLLETQDKLIEVNRSLELLALEDALTGLSNRRQFDLFILAEMGRARRSQTHLALLMIDVDHFKSFNDHYGHLAGDQCLRKISAIITDNIKRPGDLAARFGGEEFTVVLPGTDYVGAFLIAEKIRRAVQQAGIKHVEGVEGVVTVSVGVCAYDPAAQAQPDDMVGAADKALYVAKASGRNMSVIAN; encoded by the coding sequence ATGGGGCATCCGTCCGTCAAAGATCGTATTGAGCACACCCGGCTCGTCACGCCTTGGGTGCCCGAGCCGGTTGAGTCAAGGCTCAAGGTTCGATACGTGGTTTCTCTGCTCGTTGCAGTGTGCCTGTCCTTGATGGCCATTGTGATCGTGGAAGGGTGGAACTCGCGTCAGTACCATCTGCGTGAGAGCGAAGTGGCGATGTCCAACCTGGCGCAAACCCTGGCCTCGCAGGCGCAGGCATCGATCAAACAGGCCGACACGCTACTGTTTTCCCTGGTGGACCGCCTCGAAATCGATGGCATGCAACCGGAAAAATTTCCCCGACTGCAACGTTTGCTCCAGGCTCAGCGCAGTGAGTTGGTACAGATCCATGGGCTGTTCGTGTTCGACGAAGAAGGACGCTGGCTCGCCAACGCCATTAATGTCATACCGCCCAATGCCAATAACTCCGACCGTGAATACTTCATCTATCACCGTGATCATCCCGATCGCGGTCCGCATATCGGCCCGTCGATAAAAAGTCGCTCGACCGGTGAGTGGATCATGACCGTGTCACGCCGGATCAATCACGCCGATGGCCGGTTTGCCGGTGTGGTGGTGGCTTCGATCTACCTCAACCATTTCCTGGACCTGTACAACAGCATCGACATGGGCAAAAACGGGGTGATCAACTTGATCGCCGATGACGCCACCATCGTCGTCCGGCGCCCGTTCAACGAAGCTGATATCGGCACCAGTGTCGCCAAAGGGCCGCTGTTTACCCAACTGTTGCCCAAGGGGGATTCCGGTACGGCAACCGTCAGGTCCTTTGTCGACGGGGTGGTGCGGGTCGTGGGGTTTCGACGGGTCGAGGGGTATCCGCTCGTCATCTTTGCCGGGCTCGACAAGGAGGAAGTCCTGGCCAGTTGGCGGCAGGAGTCAATATTCAGTGCGGGCATCGTCCTGTTGCTGCTGGGGTTTCTGGGGGCTCTCGGTTATCGCCTGATCCGCCTCATGAAGCAGCAGAATCATATTCAGAACAATCTGTTGGAGACTCAGGACAAACTCATTGAGGTCAACCGCAGCCTGGAGTTGCTGGCACTGGAGGATGCACTGACAGGGCTTTCCAATCGGCGTCAATTCGACCTGTTCATCCTCGCGGAAATGGGCCGCGCCAGGCGTAGCCAGACCCATCTTGCGCTGCTGATGATCGATGTCGACCACTTCAAGAGCTTCAATGACCACTACGGTCATTTGGCGGGCGATCAGTGTCTGCGCAAAATCAGCGCCATCATCACCGATAACATCAAGCGCCCCGGTGATCTCGCGGCCCGCTTCGGTGGCGAGGAGTTTACGGTGGTGCTGCCCGGCACCGACTATGTGGGGGCCTTTTTGATAGCGGAAAAGATTCGTCGCGCCGTTCAGCAGGCCGGCATCAAACACGTTGAAGGTGTGGAGGGCGTGGTCACGGTCAGCGTGGGTGTCTGCGCCTACGACCCGGCTGCGCAAGCCCAGCCCGATGACATGGTCGGCGCCGCGGACAAGGCGCTGTATGTGGCCAAGGCCAGCGGCCGGAACATGAGCGTCATTGCCAACTGA
- a CDS encoding polysaccharide deacetylase family protein, with translation MKQLIKVLSAFAIAVGLFGCIAAPIEMTPQTQQRLRTQAPIRFLLTFDDGPSASGFYNPTVTVLDSLARNPLQPDIKAVFFVQTRATGAGGSDVGRQIMRREQAEGHLLGFHTATPHHTNHRSLEPEQLEQSLTNGSADIAAITGASPILVRPPFWNYDKRTFAAYQQHGMHVLLTDLSANDGKIWGFNASPRRRANMLRQLSEVRERIALGELPTVDGVIPVVVTFHDLNRYTARHAREYLQILLDSASATGLVTAQKPFYDDTAALQRAAMARTVKQSSEPVHLPGIWNWIWDGDAH, from the coding sequence ATGAAGCAGTTGATCAAGGTTCTATCCGCGTTCGCCATTGCAGTCGGCCTGTTTGGCTGCATCGCCGCGCCCATTGAAATGACACCGCAGACGCAACAGCGCCTGCGCACGCAAGCGCCAATCCGCTTTCTGCTGACCTTCGACGACGGGCCCAGCGCGTCCGGTTTTTACAACCCGACCGTGACCGTGCTCGACAGCCTGGCGCGTAATCCGCTGCAACCGGACATCAAAGCCGTGTTCTTCGTGCAGACCCGTGCCACAGGCGCCGGCGGCAGTGACGTGGGCCGCCAGATCATGCGGCGCGAACAGGCCGAAGGTCACCTGTTGGGCTTTCACACAGCCACTCCCCACCACACCAACCATCGCTCCCTGGAGCCGGAACAACTGGAACAGTCGCTGACCAACGGCAGCGCAGACATCGCTGCGATCACTGGCGCCTCGCCGATCCTGGTGCGTCCGCCGTTCTGGAATTATGACAAGCGCACTTTCGCGGCCTATCAGCAGCACGGCATGCATGTACTGCTGACCGACCTGAGCGCCAATGACGGCAAGATCTGGGGCTTCAATGCCAGCCCTCGGCGGCGGGCCAATATGCTGCGGCAGCTGTCCGAGGTCCGCGAGCGCATTGCCCTTGGCGAGTTGCCGACGGTGGATGGGGTGATTCCGGTGGTAGTGACCTTTCACGACCTCAACCGCTACACCGCCCGGCATGCCCGCGAATACCTGCAAATCCTCCTCGACAGTGCCAGTGCCACCGGTCTGGTCACGGCGCAGAAACCGTTTTACGACGACACGGCAGCGCTACAGCGGGCGGCCATGGCGCGCACCGTGAAGCAGAGTTCCGAGCCTGTTCATTTGCCGGGGATCTGGAATTGGATATGGGATGGGGATGCTCACTGA
- a CDS encoding DUF3087 domain-containing protein, with translation MFEIQPMNAETYRRQTRRSTVIIALMFLALAMVLSTAAVALFGEPGSDNLRFNVGGVFAALLLTVALMRGKFWTQEWMAPAVYGWQLKRSLMSITNVMHQVTAAVEKGDPAAMKLLRFYHLGLSQMHQLDGNSSDHSQLTREMDQHKARMEALGIDTEQTRLNPAWFEAIKQTPM, from the coding sequence ATGTTCGAAATCCAGCCAATGAATGCCGAAACCTATCGACGCCAGACGCGGCGCAGCACGGTGATCATCGCCCTGATGTTCCTGGCGCTGGCGATGGTGCTGTCCACGGCGGCGGTGGCCCTGTTCGGTGAACCCGGTAGCGACAATCTGCGGTTCAACGTGGGCGGGGTGTTTGCCGCGTTGTTGCTGACGGTGGCGCTGATGCGCGGCAAGTTCTGGACCCAGGAATGGATGGCGCCGGCCGTCTACGGTTGGCAGCTCAAGCGCAGCCTGATGAGCATCACCAACGTCATGCACCAGGTGACCGCGGCGGTGGAGAAGGGCGACCCTGCCGCCATGAAGCTGCTGCGCTTTTATCACTTGGGGCTGAGCCAGATGCACCAGTTGGACGGCAATTCCAGCGACCATAGTCAGCTGACCCGCGAGATGGACCAGCACAAGGCACGGATGGAAGCGCTGGGCATCGATACCGAACAGACGCGATTGAATCCGGCCTGGTTTGAGGCGATCAAACAGACGCCGATGTAG
- a CDS encoding LysR family transcriptional regulator: MELRHLRYFQVLAQTLNFTRAAELLHIAQPPLSRQIQQLEDELGVLLLERGRPLKLTDAGRFFHEHSTALLEQLGKVCDNTRRIGLGEKTWLGIGFAPSTLYGVLPELIRRLRSGEPLALELGLSEMTTLQQVQALKAGRIDVGFGRIRIDDPAILQTVLTEDRLVAALPAGHPLLARPISLRELAKEPFVLYPGNPRPSYADHVIALFEASGVHIKVAQWTNELQTAIGLVGAGIGVTLVPASVQLLHRDDIGFTPVLEDNATSPIILSRRVGDVSPGLNHCLQMIDELLPRDRPAN, encoded by the coding sequence ATGGAACTGCGTCACCTGCGGTATTTTCAGGTGTTGGCTCAAACCCTCAATTTCACCCGCGCCGCTGAATTGCTGCACATCGCCCAACCGCCCCTGAGCCGGCAGATCCAGCAACTGGAAGACGAACTCGGGGTGTTGCTGCTGGAACGCGGCCGACCGCTGAAGCTGACCGACGCCGGGCGGTTTTTCCATGAACACTCCACCGCCCTGCTCGAACAACTGGGCAAGGTGTGCGACAACACGCGGCGCATCGGCCTGGGCGAAAAGACCTGGCTGGGCATCGGCTTTGCGCCCTCGACCCTCTATGGCGTGCTGCCGGAACTGATTCGCCGGTTGCGCAGCGGCGAGCCTCTGGCGCTGGAGTTGGGGCTCTCGGAAATGACCACTTTGCAACAGGTGCAGGCGCTCAAGGCCGGGCGCATCGATGTCGGCTTCGGGCGCATCCGCATCGACGATCCGGCCATCCTGCAGACCGTGCTCACCGAAGATCGACTGGTGGCCGCCCTGCCCGCCGGCCACCCGCTCCTCGCCAGGCCCATCAGCCTTCGGGAGCTGGCGAAAGAACCTTTTGTGCTCTACCCCGGCAACCCACGACCGAGTTACGCCGACCATGTAATCGCGTTGTTCGAAGCCAGTGGCGTGCACATCAAGGTGGCGCAATGGACCAACGAGCTGCAAACGGCGATCGGTCTGGTGGGGGCGGGAATCGGGGTGACGCTGGTACCGGCCTCGGTGCAGTTGCTGCACCGCGACGACATTGGCTTTACCCCGGTGCTGGAAGACAACGCGACCTCGCCGATCATCCTCAGCAGGCGCGTGGGCGATGTGTCGCCGGGGTTGAACCATTGCTTGCAGATGATCGATGAACTGCTGCCGCGTGACAGACCTGCAAACTAG
- the dapA gene encoding 4-hydroxy-tetrahydrodipicolinate synthase yields MSSFQGIWVPIVTPFHNGAIDFVGLRRLVSHLLEKGVDGIVVCGTTGEAAALGKHEQLAVLDAVLEQVPPERVVMGLAGNNLTELLQFQSEILKHPLAGLLVPPPYYIRPSQAGLEAFFNTVADASTVPVILYDIPYRTGIAFEQATLLRIVAHERIVAIKDCGGNPANTFALLSSGNVDVLCGEDNQIFSALCLGAKGAIAASAHVYPELFVTLYQQLRDNRLAAGRTTFFQLLPLIHSLFIEPNPAPVKTALALEGLILDELRAPMQRSSESTAVRLKEVLAALENRNR; encoded by the coding sequence ATGTCATCGTTTCAAGGTATCTGGGTCCCCATCGTTACGCCGTTTCACAATGGCGCGATCGACTTCGTCGGGCTGCGGCGGTTGGTCAGTCATCTGCTGGAAAAAGGCGTCGATGGCATAGTGGTCTGTGGCACCACCGGGGAAGCCGCGGCGCTGGGCAAACACGAGCAACTGGCCGTGCTCGATGCCGTGCTGGAACAGGTGCCGCCAGAACGCGTGGTCATGGGCCTGGCCGGCAATAACCTCACCGAGTTGCTGCAATTTCAGAGCGAAATCCTGAAGCACCCCCTGGCAGGCTTGCTGGTTCCGCCGCCTTACTACATTCGCCCTTCCCAGGCCGGCCTCGAAGCCTTTTTCAACACCGTCGCCGATGCGTCCACTGTCCCGGTGATTCTCTACGACATTCCCTATCGCACCGGCATAGCCTTCGAGCAGGCGACCCTGCTCCGGATCGTCGCCCATGAGCGGATCGTCGCGATCAAGGACTGCGGCGGCAACCCAGCCAACACCTTCGCATTGCTCTCCAGCGGTAACGTCGACGTGCTGTGCGGCGAAGATAATCAGATCTTCAGCGCTTTGTGCCTGGGCGCCAAAGGCGCGATTGCCGCCTCGGCCCATGTTTATCCCGAGCTGTTCGTGACGCTGTATCAACAGCTTCGCGACAACCGTTTAGCCGCCGGCCGAACGACCTTCTTCCAGTTGCTGCCACTGATTCACAGCCTGTTCATCGAACCCAATCCCGCCCCGGTAAAAACCGCCCTGGCCCTTGAAGGATTGATCCTCGACGAGCTGCGAGCGCCAATGCAACGCAGCAGCGAAAGCACGGCGGTGCGTTTGAAAGAAGTACTGGCAGCGCTTGAAAACCGCAATCGATAG
- a CDS encoding AzlC family ABC transporter permease, translating into MSNSLMPRSAFLRGAAAIMPLSLATAPWGLLAGSMAIEANLTPLQGQGLSSIVFAGAAQLVAIGMLKGGAGVFSILLTTLLLTSQHLLYGMSMRSVISPLPGRWRVGLGFLLTDELFALTSQHDKQQFNRWYALGVGLTFYIAWNLFTLAGIVLGSSIPGLEHLGLDFSIAATFIALITPVVRNVPTVVCVAVSLFCSVLFSYWQWGSALVLSGLAGMTAGFICNKLYVGRT; encoded by the coding sequence ATGTCCAACTCACTCATGCCACGCAGTGCCTTCCTTCGCGGTGCCGCAGCCATCATGCCGTTGTCCCTGGCGACCGCGCCCTGGGGATTGCTGGCCGGTTCCATGGCCATCGAGGCCAACCTCACCCCCCTGCAAGGCCAGGGGTTGTCGAGCATTGTGTTTGCCGGTGCGGCGCAATTGGTCGCCATCGGCATGCTCAAGGGCGGTGCCGGGGTGTTTTCGATTCTGTTGACCACGTTGTTGCTGACCTCCCAGCATTTGCTGTACGGGATGAGTATGCGTTCGGTGATTTCCCCGTTGCCGGGCCGCTGGCGTGTGGGGCTGGGCTTTTTGCTCACCGACGAGTTGTTCGCCCTGACCAGCCAGCACGACAAACAGCAGTTCAATCGCTGGTACGCCCTGGGTGTGGGTTTGACGTTTTACATCGCATGGAACCTCTTCACCCTGGCGGGCATTGTGCTGGGCAGCAGCATTCCGGGCCTTGAACACCTGGGGCTGGATTTCTCCATCGCGGCGACGTTTATCGCCTTGATCACGCCGGTGGTGCGCAATGTGCCGACGGTAGTCTGCGTGGCGGTCTCGTTGTTCTGTTCGGTGCTGTTCAGCTATTGGCAATGGGGCTCGGCGCTGGTGCTGTCGGGGCTGGCGGGCATGACCGCTGGTTTTATCTGCAACAAACTCTACGTGGGGCGCACATGA
- a CDS encoding DUF1652 domain-containing protein produces MVPIAQLCQIIESGFKPLSCECTVNRNDTLRIKIFDRATGRIELLITGVSPDQLTCIRDISNLIGELRTEMRAGRRAFAGVMA; encoded by the coding sequence ATGGTTCCAATCGCGCAGCTTTGCCAGATTATCGAGTCCGGGTTCAAGCCGCTCTCCTGCGAATGCACCGTGAACCGTAATGACACGTTGCGGATCAAGATCTTCGATCGCGCCACCGGGCGGATTGAACTGCTGATCACCGGTGTATCCCCCGACCAATTGACCTGTATTCGCGACATTTCCAACCTGATCGGCGAACTTCGCACAGAAATGCGCGCCGGTCGCCGAGCGTTCGCCGGGGTCATGGCCTAG
- a CDS encoding AzlD domain-containing protein: MVWAVIIGMGLLVFLNRYVFLEPRLPVRLSSNARQFLGFAVPGMLTAICGPIVFMPDKQLNLQWDNPYLISSLVAVGLVLYTRNTLLSMLLSMGFFFLLRWWL, translated from the coding sequence ATGGTCTGGGCTGTGATTATCGGGATGGGCCTGCTGGTGTTCCTGAACCGCTACGTATTTCTCGAGCCTCGGCTGCCGGTGCGCTTGAGCAGCAATGCCCGGCAGTTCCTCGGTTTCGCGGTGCCGGGCATGCTCACCGCCATCTGCGGGCCGATCGTATTCATGCCTGACAAACAGCTGAACCTGCAGTGGGACAACCCCTACCTGATCAGTTCGCTGGTGGCCGTGGGCCTGGTGCTTTACACCCGCAACACCTTGCTCAGCATGTTGTTGAGCATGGGGTTCTTCTTTTTGCTGCGCTGGTGGCTCTGA
- a CDS encoding ABC transporter ATP-binding protein, translating to MSQAASDIAANDLLQVNDIEVIYDGAILAVAGVSLTVPKGGIVALLGANGAGKSTTLKAISGLVRAERAEVSRGTIEFLGRDTAGVNPSVRVRQGMVHVLEGRHVFPQLTVEDNLRSGGFVRGLSRKDLAADLERIYAWFPRLKTKRKTRAGLTSGGEQQMVAIGRALMTRPTLVLLDEPSMGLAPIIVQEIFEIVAQLNRDEQVSFLIAEQNINVALKYASQAYVLDTGRVVLSGVADELLARGDLHDFYLGKQ from the coding sequence ATGAGCCAAGCCGCCAGCGACATTGCCGCCAATGACCTGTTGCAAGTGAACGACATCGAGGTGATCTACGACGGGGCGATCCTGGCCGTGGCCGGGGTGTCGCTGACGGTGCCCAAGGGCGGCATCGTCGCATTGCTCGGGGCCAACGGTGCGGGCAAAAGCACCACGCTCAAGGCGATTTCCGGGCTGGTACGGGCCGAGCGCGCGGAAGTCAGTCGAGGGACGATCGAGTTTCTCGGGCGCGATACCGCAGGGGTTAATCCGAGCGTTCGCGTGCGCCAGGGCATGGTGCATGTGCTGGAGGGCCGGCACGTGTTCCCACAACTGACGGTGGAGGACAACCTGCGCAGCGGCGGCTTCGTTCGCGGTCTGAGCCGCAAGGACCTGGCGGCGGATCTGGAGCGCATCTACGCCTGGTTTCCACGCCTGAAAACCAAACGCAAGACCCGGGCCGGGCTGACCTCCGGTGGCGAACAGCAGATGGTCGCCATTGGCCGGGCGTTGATGACACGTCCTACTTTGGTACTGCTCGATGAACCTTCCATGGGTTTGGCGCCTATTATCGTCCAGGAGATTTTCGAAATCGTGGCGCAACTCAATCGAGACGAGCAGGTGAGCTTCCTGATTGCCGAGCAAAATATTAACGTGGCACTCAAGTACGCCTCACAGGCCTACGTCCTCGATACCGGTCGCGTGGTGCTGTCCGGCGTCGCCGATGAGTTACTGGCACGGGGCGATCTGCATGACTTTTATCTAGGTAAACAATGA